In one Nitrospirota bacterium genomic region, the following are encoded:
- the ntrC gene encoding nitrogen regulation protein NR(I): protein MSNETVLIVDDDESVRWVLKKSLEKEHIETALAKNAQEALDRIKEGGIAIALMDIRMPGMSGFEALEKIQGEHTGVSVIIMTAQATMQNAIEAMRRGAFDYITKPFDLDEVNILVRKAIDIRRLSLEVNALRAEVREKYEGGLVGNTPAMQEIYKTIGRVAESDATVLIHGESGTGKELVARAIHYHSRRAGRPFVAVNSAAIPSELLESELFGHEKGAFTGAVVRKIGKFEAAGGGTLFLDEIGDMNLPLQGKLLRVLQEREFERVGGTEPIKTDVRVIAATHRNLEKAVRDKRFREDLFYRLNVIQIGIPPLRKRKDDIPTLAEFFMQKYQSGQGKAKVLTPETIKILRAYDWPGNVRELENAVQRAITLSQGDKIFPDALPPQIFKPGHGVALSFENFLEEKLSDLVDRMGGLESGDIYSLVIQRVEKPLIMLVLRKTEGNQVRAAHLLGINRNTLRKKIKELGIRGPFGSEADDQPEPEEEE from the coding sequence ATGTCCAATGAAACAGTCCTCATAGTCGATGACGACGAAAGCGTCCGCTGGGTGCTGAAGAAGTCCCTTGAGAAGGAGCACATCGAGACGGCCCTGGCGAAGAACGCCCAGGAGGCGCTTGACCGGATCAAGGAGGGCGGCATCGCCATCGCTCTCATGGACATCCGCATGCCGGGCATGAGCGGGTTCGAGGCGCTCGAGAAGATCCAGGGCGAGCACACCGGGGTTTCGGTCATCATCATGACGGCGCAGGCCACGATGCAGAACGCGATCGAGGCCATGCGGCGGGGCGCTTTCGATTACATCACCAAGCCCTTTGACCTGGACGAGGTGAATATCCTCGTGCGCAAGGCGATCGACATCCGCCGTCTCTCGCTCGAAGTGAACGCGCTTCGGGCCGAGGTGCGGGAGAAGTACGAGGGCGGGCTGGTGGGCAATACGCCGGCCATGCAGGAGATCTACAAGACCATCGGCAGGGTCGCCGAGAGCGATGCCACGGTCCTGATCCACGGCGAGAGCGGCACCGGCAAGGAACTGGTGGCCCGGGCCATCCACTACCACAGCAGGCGGGCGGGCAGGCCCTTCGTCGCGGTCAACTCCGCCGCGATCCCGTCGGAGCTGCTCGAGAGCGAGCTTTTCGGCCACGAGAAGGGCGCCTTCACCGGTGCCGTGGTGCGCAAGATCGGGAAGTTCGAGGCCGCGGGAGGCGGCACCCTGTTCCTGGACGAGATCGGAGACATGAACCTGCCGCTGCAGGGAAAACTGCTGCGCGTGCTGCAGGAGCGCGAGTTCGAGCGGGTGGGCGGAACCGAGCCGATCAAGACCGACGTTCGCGTGATCGCGGCGACGCACCGCAACCTCGAAAAGGCGGTGCGCGACAAGCGGTTCCGGGAGGACCTGTTCTACCGCCTGAACGTCATCCAGATCGGCATTCCGCCGCTCAGGAAGCGAAAGGACGACATCCCGACGCTGGCCGAGTTCTTCATGCAGAAATACCAGTCCGGCCAGGGCAAGGCAAAGGTGCTCACGCCCGAGACGATCAAGATCCTGCGCGCCTACGACTGGCCCGGGAACGTGCGCGAACTGGAGAACGCCGTCCAGCGCGCCATCACGCTCTCCCAGGGCGACAAGATATTTCCCGACGCCCTGCCGCCGCAGATATTCAAGCCCGGCCACGGCGTCGCGCTGTCCTTCGAGAACTTCCTCGAGGAAAAACTCTCCGATCTTGTCGACCGCATGGGCGGCCTCGAAAGCGGAGACATCTATTCCCTCGTGATCCAGCGCGTGGAGAAGCCGCTCATTATGCTCGTGCTCAGGAAGACGGAAGGCAATCAGGTCCGCGCCGCGCACCTCCTCGGCATCAACCGCAACACCCTGCGAAAAAAGATCAAGGAACTGGGCATCAGGGGACCCTTCGGCAGCGAAGCGGATGATCAGCCTGAGCCGGAGGAAGAGGAGTAA
- the htpG gene encoding molecular chaperone HtpG, with translation MAATAEKMEFKTEVKELLDLMIHSLYSHKEVFLRELISNASDAIDKARYESLTNREIMEATGEWKIKIVIDRTAGTLTVRDNGIGMTRDEVMGELGTIAHSGTRDFLRLLKEKTVKDSPELIGQFGVGFYSSFMVADKVTVVTRKATEKTKKAVIWESTADGSYTVGEAEKDQAGTDVILHLKAEEKKYLDEWEIRSVIRKYSDYIEHPVVMDVERDKEDPQDKSKRIKVTEEERMNSGKAIWLREPSSVTTEEYNDFYKHVSHDFSDPARVIHYRAEGTSEFTALLYIPSKAPYGILYRDFKVGPTLYVKRVQIMDHCEKLIPAYLRFVSGVVDSSDLPLNVSREILQANRQVEIINKNVTKKVLDTLVELKKTGYNDYVRFHTEFGRVLKEGIHYDASRREQIADLLLFASTMTEAGKYTTLDDYVKNMPIAQPDIYYITGKPDENVLQSPYLEAFRQKGYEVLVLTDDIDDIIMLDLQEYRGKKVKSVLKGDVNLDKADTAEKEHSREKLSKLISLIKEQLKEEVKDVRLSGRLTDSACCLVADEQGLDPQMEKLLRSMGQDVPAQKRVLEINPAHQVFEAMNDLIGKGGNDALVKEYIDMLYNQALLLEGSKLRDPAAFAKTVAKLMTESAKQQAGK, from the coding sequence ATGGCAGCAACTGCAGAAAAAATGGAATTCAAGACAGAAGTGAAAGAACTGCTGGATCTGATGATCCATTCCCTCTATTCCCACAAGGAGGTCTTCCTGCGGGAGCTCATTTCCAACGCATCCGACGCCATCGATAAGGCCCGGTACGAGTCGCTCACGAACAGGGAGATCATGGAGGCCACGGGCGAGTGGAAGATCAAGATCGTAATCGACCGGACCGCGGGCACCCTGACCGTCCGCGACAACGGCATCGGCATGACCCGCGACGAGGTGATGGGCGAGCTCGGGACCATCGCCCATTCCGGCACCAGGGACTTCCTCAGGCTGCTGAAGGAAAAGACCGTCAAGGACAGCCCCGAGCTGATCGGCCAGTTCGGCGTGGGCTTCTATTCCTCCTTCATGGTTGCGGACAAAGTCACCGTCGTAACCCGGAAGGCAACGGAAAAGACGAAGAAGGCCGTGATCTGGGAATCGACCGCCGATGGTTCGTACACGGTCGGGGAGGCCGAAAAGGACCAGGCCGGGACGGACGTGATCCTGCACCTCAAGGCAGAGGAGAAGAAGTATCTCGACGAATGGGAGATCCGGTCGGTCATCCGGAAGTATTCCGATTATATCGAGCATCCCGTCGTGATGGACGTGGAGCGCGACAAGGAAGACCCGCAGGACAAGAGCAAGAGGATCAAGGTCACTGAAGAAGAGCGCATGAACTCGGGCAAGGCCATCTGGCTCCGCGAGCCCTCATCGGTCACCACTGAGGAGTATAACGATTTCTACAAGCATGTGTCCCATGACTTCAGTGATCCCGCCCGGGTGATCCATTACCGCGCCGAAGGAACCTCGGAGTTCACCGCGCTGCTGTACATCCCGTCCAAGGCGCCTTACGGCATCCTGTACCGCGACTTCAAGGTCGGACCGACGCTCTACGTCAAGCGCGTTCAGATCATGGACCACTGCGAGAAGCTGATCCCCGCGTACCTGCGCTTCGTCTCAGGCGTCGTGGACTCCTCGGACCTCCCGCTGAACGTGTCGCGCGAGATCCTGCAGGCGAACAGGCAGGTCGAGATCATCAACAAGAACGTGACGAAAAAGGTGCTCGATACCCTGGTGGAGCTGAAGAAGACCGGCTATAACGACTACGTCAGGTTCCACACCGAGTTCGGCAGGGTCCTGAAGGAAGGCATCCATTACGATGCTTCGCGCAGGGAGCAGATCGCGGACCTGCTGCTGTTCGCGTCGACCATGACCGAGGCGGGCAAATACACCACGCTCGATGACTACGTGAAGAACATGCCGATCGCGCAGCCCGACATCTACTACATCACCGGCAAGCCCGACGAGAATGTGCTGCAATCACCCTACCTCGAGGCGTTCCGGCAGAAGGGTTATGAGGTGCTGGTCCTGACCGACGACATCGACGATATCATCATGCTCGACCTGCAGGAATACAGGGGCAAGAAGGTGAAGTCCGTGCTCAAGGGCGACGTGAATCTGGACAAGGCCGACACTGCGGAAAAGGAGCATTCCCGGGAGAAGCTGTCGAAGCTCATCAGCCTGATCAAGGAGCAGCTCAAGGAGGAGGTGAAGGACGTACGCCTCTCCGGCAGGCTGACGGACTCGGCCTGCTGCCTAGTCGCCGATGAACAGGGGCTGGACCCGCAGATGGAAAAGCTGCTGAGATCGATGGGCCAGGATGTTCCGGCACAGAAGCGGGTCCTGGAGATCAACCCGGCGCATCAGGTTTTCGAGGCCATGAACGACCTGATCGGCAAGGGCGGGAACGATGCGCTGGTAAAGGAATATATCGACATGCTGTACAACCAGGCGCTGCTGCTGGAAGGTTCTAAACTGAGGGACCCGGCCGCCTTCG